One genomic window of uncultured delta proteobacterium includes the following:
- a CDS encoding conserved membrane hypothetical protein (Evidence 4 : Homologs of previously reported genes of unknown function), translating into MKTVLTWLDAHFETLLISALLVGITVLSTLQVVLRYCFASSLSWVEEVIVYFNVWIGFIGCGYAILHDNNLRVDMSDLLPMRAATILKAAGNFITFVFYIYIAYCGVEVLNKTMASHQVSPGAEIPVTFLYASFFFGAILAAVRYMQRVYRFFTQSRPL; encoded by the coding sequence ATGAAGACTGTGTTGACCTGGCTCGATGCTCATTTTGAAACGCTGCTGATATCAGCCCTGCTCGTGGGAATAACGGTTCTTTCGACCCTCCAGGTTGTTTTGCGGTACTGCTTTGCGAGTTCCCTTTCCTGGGTGGAAGAAGTCATCGTGTATTTCAACGTCTGGATCGGGTTTATCGGCTGCGGCTATGCCATCTTGCACGACAACAACCTGCGCGTCGACATGAGCGACCTGCTGCCCATGCGGGCGGCAACCATACTGAAAGCGGCCGGTAATTTTATCACCTTTGTTTTTTACATCTATATCGCTTACTGCGGGGTAGAAGTGCTCAATAAAACAATGGCTTCCCACCAGGTAAGCCCTGGGGCGGAAATTCCGGTGACCTTTTTGTACGCGTCGTTCTTTTTCGGCGCCATCCTGGCGGCGGTGCGATATATGCAGCGGGTATATCGTTTCTTCACACAGTCGCGGCCACTGTAA
- a CDS encoding TRAP transporter, DctM subunit → MHVIFIVLAAALALSVPIGISLALSAISAYAFGVSRIINPAYVYKSMVDGLNSYPLLAVPLFILSGLIMARGGIAKKLFEFFSYFTGRLTAGLPITAVITCMFYGALSGSGPATTAAVGSMVVPYLESMGYERNFAAALVATAGSLGVIIPPSVPFIIFALAANASVGEMFIAGVIPGIIIAACLSVCAYIHCVRRGEDKELLRANYAAIRKIGFWPLLKDSSWALMTPVIILGGIYGGIFTPTEAATVSVVYSLIIGLFVYKTMALKDMPKVLAETARSLAPLLVVIAAATLFGRVLTLLQMPRMVTDIMSGANISPFVLIAAINLILLFAGMLVNVTSAILILTPVLLPIATAIGMDTIHFGMMMVVNLAIGLVTPPVGADLFVACGMFHIPISTLTRYAIPFIIAFLIALALISYIPALSLVFIR, encoded by the coding sequence ATGCACGTGATATTCATCGTTCTCGCCGCCGCGCTGGCCTTAAGCGTGCCCATAGGCATAAGCCTCGCGCTCAGCGCCATATCCGCTTACGCTTTCGGGGTTTCCAGGATCATCAACCCGGCGTATGTCTATAAGTCCATGGTGGACGGCCTTAATTCATACCCCTTGCTGGCCGTGCCGCTGTTCATCCTTTCGGGCCTGATTATGGCCCGGGGGGGCATCGCCAAAAAACTCTTCGAGTTCTTTTCGTATTTCACCGGCAGGCTGACGGCCGGCCTTCCCATTACGGCCGTCATCACCTGCATGTTCTACGGGGCGCTTTCCGGGTCCGGGCCGGCCACCACGGCCGCTGTGGGCAGCATGGTGGTTCCCTATCTGGAAAGCATGGGGTATGAGCGCAACTTCGCCGCGGCGCTGGTGGCCACGGCCGGTTCCCTGGGCGTTATCATCCCCCCGAGCGTGCCGTTCATCATTTTCGCTTTGGCGGCCAACGCCTCGGTCGGCGAAATGTTCATTGCCGGCGTTATCCCCGGGATAATCATTGCCGCCTGCCTGTCCGTGTGCGCGTATATCCATTGCGTGCGCCGCGGCGAGGACAAGGAACTGTTGCGCGCCAACTATGCCGCCATCAGGAAGATCGGTTTCTGGCCCTTGCTCAAGGACAGTTCCTGGGCGCTCATGACGCCGGTCATCATTTTGGGCGGCATTTACGGCGGGATTTTCACCCCGACGGAAGCGGCCACGGTTTCGGTCGTCTACTCCTTGATAATCGGCCTGTTCGTCTACAAGACCATGGCGCTTAAAGATATGCCGAAGGTTCTCGCGGAAACGGCCCGCAGTCTGGCGCCGCTGCTCGTGGTCATCGCCGCGGCGACCCTGTTCGGGAGGGTTCTGACTCTGTTGCAGATGCCGCGCATGGTGACGGACATCATGAGCGGGGCCAACATTTCCCCGTTCGTCCTTATCGCGGCCATCAACCTGATCCTGCTGTTCGCCGGGATGCTGGTAAACGTCACATCGGCCATTCTTATCCTGACCCCCGTGCTGCTGCCCATCGCCACGGCCATAGGAATGGACACCATCCATTTCGGCATGATGATGGTGGTCAACCTGGCCATCGGGCTGGTTACGCCGCCTGTGGGAGCGGATTTGTTCGTGGCCTGCGGGATGTTCCACATCCCCATATCCACGCTGACCCGGTATGCTATTCCGTTCATCATCGCTTTTTTGATAGCGTTGGCGCTTATTTCATACATTCCCGCGCTGTCGCTGGTGTTCATCCGGTAA
- a CDS encoding Toxin-antitoxin system, toxin component, Fic family (fragment) → MLRFLDWFNAPLDLDPVLKAGIAHFWFVTIHPFEDGNGRIARAIAECALARADDCPRRFYSMSGRIERERKEYYDILERAQKGSLDITPWLDWFLSCLGRAIDGADETLAAVFRKARVWQHANQFQLNERQRDIINRLLTGFEGKLTSGKYARLVKCSPDTALRDIRKLLEFGILRQNAAGGRSTSYELEGGYSRVAGGKRHTPD, encoded by the coding sequence ATGTTGCGTTTTCTGGACTGGTTCAATGCACCGCTTGACCTTGACCCCGTTCTTAAAGCCGGAATCGCGCATTTCTGGTTTGTGACCATCCACCCCTTTGAGGACGGCAACGGGCGCATAGCCCGCGCCATCGCCGAGTGCGCCTTGGCTCGGGCCGATGATTGCCCCCGACGTTTCTACAGCATGTCTGGCAGGATCGAGCGGGAACGCAAAGAGTATTACGATATTTTGGAGCGCGCCCAAAAGGGCAGCCTGGATATAACCCCCTGGCTGGACTGGTTCCTGAGCTGCCTTGGCCGCGCCATTGACGGCGCAGATGAAACGCTGGCCGCTGTATTCCGTAAAGCACGGGTGTGGCAACACGCTAATCAATTTCAGCTTAACGAACGCCAACGCGACATCATCAACCGCCTGTTGACCGGGTTTGAGGGCAAGCTGACCAGCGGCAAATATGCCAGGTTGGTAAAATGCTCACCCGATACGGCGTTGCGAGACATCCGGAAACTGCTTGAATTTGGCATCCTGCGCCAAAACGCCGCAGGCGGGCGCAGTACGAGCTACGAATTGGAAGGTGGATATAGCCGCGTCGCGGGCGGAAAACGTCATACGCCGGACTGA
- a CDS encoding putative TRAP dicarboxylate transporter, DctP subunit (Evidence 3 : Function proposed based on presence of conserved amino acid motif, structural feature or limited homology) produces MKRFSSVLLTLCMLCGFAFPAHAAEQIVVSFANGMAPTHAANIAFEKFAKEIEKRSNGEIVGVAYPNNQLGSDTEAMQAIQDHTLVMTMTATPPVVSFVPAVAIFDMPFFFASLDEARKAVNDPELMKPIEEGYKTAGLMNLGFDPQGYRWLSSKKKAITTLEDLKGFKLRISENPQHRALWTSLGATPTPLANSERYTALQQGTVDGQENVMENAYNTKMYEVQDYFMNTKHITYITTWLGDPKFYESLKPEHQKLFMELIGQMRADFLEMSIAREEDLLKELETKYKKTVIREMPAGEYERWAKIARPVVEKMIRGKIGDDLVDKLYRATGKTK; encoded by the coding sequence ATGAAACGGTTCAGTTCTGTCCTGTTGACTCTGTGCATGCTGTGCGGCTTTGCTTTCCCCGCGCACGCCGCGGAACAGATAGTCGTGTCCTTTGCCAACGGCATGGCCCCGACGCACGCCGCGAACATCGCCTTTGAAAAGTTCGCCAAGGAAATCGAAAAACGCAGCAACGGGGAAATTGTCGGCGTGGCTTACCCCAACAACCAGTTGGGCAGCGACACGGAAGCCATGCAGGCCATCCAGGACCACACCCTGGTCATGACCATGACCGCCACGCCCCCGGTGGTCAGTTTCGTCCCGGCGGTCGCCATCTTCGACATGCCCTTTTTCTTCGCTTCGCTTGATGAAGCCCGCAAGGCTGTCAACGACCCGGAACTGATGAAGCCCATCGAGGAAGGATATAAAACAGCGGGCCTCATGAATCTCGGCTTTGACCCGCAAGGGTATCGCTGGCTGTCGTCCAAAAAGAAAGCCATCACCACGCTGGAAGACCTGAAGGGCTTCAAACTGCGTATTTCCGAGAACCCCCAGCACAGAGCGCTGTGGACGTCTCTTGGCGCCACCCCCACGCCGCTCGCCAACTCCGAGCGGTACACGGCTCTGCAACAGGGCACGGTGGACGGCCAGGAAAACGTTATGGAAAACGCTTACAACACCAAGATGTACGAAGTGCAGGATTACTTCATGAACACGAAGCACATAACGTACATCACCACGTGGCTGGGCGATCCGAAATTTTACGAATCCCTGAAACCCGAGCACCAGAAGCTGTTCATGGAATTGATCGGGCAGATGCGCGCGGACTTCCTGGAAATGTCCATTGCCCGCGAAGAGGATCTGCTGAAAGAACTGGAAACGAAATACAAGAAAACGGTCATCCGCGAAATGCCCGCCGGGGAATATGAACGCTGGGCCAAAATAGCCCGCCCCGTGGTGGAAAAGATGATCCGCGGAAAAATCGGGGATGATCTGGTCGACAAACTGTACCGGGCCACGGGTAAAACAAAGTAA
- a CDS encoding conserved hypothetical protein (Evidence 4 : Homologs of previously reported genes of unknown function), with translation MRHVGTQAFGVRLPIVSQGDDLAGMVADALFDVARANNLTLRETDVVGVTEALVAKSQGNFASIDAIAADIRKKFPGGEVGVVFPILSRNRFLNILKGISRGAEKVHVLLQYPCDEVGNPLMNPEDVDALFDSGETLFTGAGFKKATGNYCHPFTGVDYISLYQEAGGNIDVHVASDPRRILDLTAHVLVAEIHTRQMTKNRLLKAGAATVYTLSDVLAEPENGSGYNPQFGVLGSNLSGEGVLKLFPRDSDDFVRAVRARIARKCGVAPEVLVYGDGAFKDPLAGIWELADPVVSPAYTDGLKGRPREIKIKLVADGLAGTMGSAEKTAAITEMIREKNNNADKECVSAGTTPRNYVDLLGSLCDLISGSGDKGTPVVLIQGYFDDYSSL, from the coding sequence ATGAGGCATGTAGGGACACAAGCATTCGGCGTGCGGCTGCCCATCGTCAGCCAGGGGGACGATCTGGCGGGCATGGTCGCGGACGCCCTTTTCGACGTCGCGCGCGCGAACAATCTCACCCTGCGGGAAACGGACGTGGTCGGCGTGACGGAAGCGCTGGTCGCCAAATCCCAGGGCAATTTCGCCAGCATCGACGCCATTGCCGCCGACATCCGCAAAAAATTCCCGGGCGGGGAAGTGGGCGTCGTGTTCCCCATCCTCAGCCGCAACCGGTTCCTCAACATCCTCAAAGGCATTTCGCGCGGGGCCGAAAAGGTCCACGTGCTGCTGCAATACCCGTGCGACGAGGTGGGCAACCCCCTCATGAACCCGGAAGACGTGGACGCGCTTTTCGACAGCGGCGAAACCCTGTTCACCGGGGCCGGATTCAAAAAAGCCACCGGCAACTACTGCCACCCGTTCACGGGCGTGGATTACATTTCCCTCTACCAGGAAGCGGGCGGCAATATCGACGTGCACGTCGCGAGCGACCCCCGCCGCATCCTGGATCTGACCGCGCACGTTCTGGTGGCGGAAATCCATACCCGGCAAATGACCAAAAACCGTTTGCTGAAAGCCGGGGCCGCGACGGTGTATACGCTCAGCGACGTGCTCGCGGAACCGGAAAACGGCAGCGGCTACAACCCGCAATTCGGCGTGCTCGGGTCCAACCTTTCCGGCGAGGGCGTATTGAAGCTGTTCCCCCGCGACAGCGATGATTTCGTCCGCGCTGTCCGTGCCAGAATAGCCCGAAAATGCGGGGTCGCGCCCGAGGTCCTCGTCTACGGGGACGGCGCGTTCAAAGACCCGCTCGCGGGCATCTGGGAGCTTGCGGACCCGGTGGTTTCCCCGGCCTATACCGACGGCTTGAAGGGCCGCCCCAGGGAGATCAAGATCAAGCTGGTGGCGGACGGCCTGGCCGGAACCATGGGCAGCGCGGAAAAAACAGCGGCCATCACGGAAATGATCCGCGAAAAAAACAACAACGCGGACAAAGAGTGCGTCAGCGCTGGCACAACGCCCCGCAACTACGTCGACCTTCTGGGCAGCCTGTGCGACCTTATCAGCGGCAGCGGGGACAAGGGCACGCCCGTGGTTCTCATCCAGGGCTATTTCGACGATTACTCAAGCCTGTGA
- the Dml gene encoding 2,3-dimethylmalate lyase, translating into MKINGKAPGKALLEMLQQPEIIVAPGCYDVLSARMVEQAGFKCAFMTGYGASGSILGQPDYGLMTMNEMVTVCANMTSVLNIPLIGDVDTGYGNPLNVYRTIKEFERAGVAAVHIEDQVFPKRCGHMENKAVIPVEEHVEKIKACMDAREDMLIIARTDSRATHGINEAIDRVLAYHEAGADIVYIDAPTSVEELRMIGQKAKGYKFTNQTEHGKTPLLTTQELQDLGFDIVIFPVCTVFAAAKGMQKVLADLKANHTTRGALDMMTTFEEYTNIVGMPDLMAMEKKYKVDEFKATGKK; encoded by the coding sequence ATGAAAATTAACGGCAAAGCTCCCGGCAAAGCCCTGCTTGAAATGCTGCAACAGCCGGAAATCATCGTGGCGCCGGGGTGCTACGACGTCTTGTCGGCGCGCATGGTGGAGCAGGCGGGCTTCAAATGCGCCTTCATGACCGGGTACGGCGCGTCCGGTTCCATTCTCGGCCAGCCCGACTACGGCCTCATGACCATGAACGAGATGGTGACCGTCTGCGCCAACATGACCTCTGTTCTGAACATTCCCCTCATCGGGGATGTGGATACCGGCTACGGCAACCCCCTCAACGTCTACCGCACCATCAAGGAGTTCGAGCGGGCGGGCGTGGCCGCCGTGCATATCGAGGACCAGGTTTTCCCGAAACGGTGCGGCCATATGGAAAACAAGGCGGTTATCCCGGTCGAGGAACATGTGGAAAAAATCAAGGCCTGCATGGACGCCCGCGAGGATATGCTGATTATCGCCCGCACGGATTCCCGCGCCACCCACGGCATCAATGAGGCCATTGACCGCGTCCTGGCGTACCATGAGGCCGGTGCGGACATCGTCTACATCGACGCCCCGACCTCGGTTGAAGAACTGCGGATGATAGGCCAGAAAGCAAAGGGGTATAAGTTTACCAACCAGACGGAACACGGCAAGACCCCGCTTTTGACCACACAGGAGTTGCAGGACCTCGGGTTTGACATTGTCATTTTCCCCGTCTGCACTGTGTTCGCCGCGGCAAAAGGCATGCAGAAGGTGCTGGCCGACCTCAAGGCGAACCACACCACGCGCGGCGCCCTGGACATGATGACCACGTTCGAGGAATACACGAACATCGTCGGCATGCCGGACCTCATGGCCATGGAGAAAAAGTACAAGGTGGACGAATTCAAGGCCACAGGGAAAAAGTAG
- the bcpA gene encoding Carboxyvinyl-carboxyphosphonate phosphorylmutase, with product MAPSKASQFRSMLKGDRLIVAPGVYDGISASVANQMGFPALYITGAGIASSRLGMPDVGLVTMSEMVESARSIANIADVPVVCDIDTGYGNALNLMRTIREFADTKIAGVQMEDQITPKRCGHIANKQLVSKDEMAAKIKAAVEARGEGDLVLIARTDAIAVNGFADAIDRAKAYAAAGADVLFVEAPTTREQMADVVKELKPLRLPLMVNLVTGGGKTPCLPAKELEEMGFTFAIYPMACWAGSIAGIRKSLTALKAAGSLDSCEDFLTPFKDAFELVGISKYVALEKKFLS from the coding sequence ATGGCTCCATCAAAAGCGTCCCAGTTCCGTTCCATGCTCAAGGGAGACCGGTTGATCGTCGCACCCGGCGTTTATGACGGCATTTCCGCCAGCGTCGCGAATCAGATGGGATTTCCCGCCCTGTACATCACCGGCGCGGGCATTGCCAGCAGCCGCCTCGGCATGCCGGACGTCGGCCTTGTCACCATGTCCGAAATGGTGGAATCGGCGAGGTCCATTGCCAATATCGCCGATGTGCCCGTGGTGTGCGACATCGATACCGGTTACGGCAATGCCCTTAACCTGATGCGGACCATCCGGGAGTTCGCGGACACCAAAATCGCCGGCGTGCAGATGGAAGACCAGATAACGCCCAAGCGCTGCGGCCACATCGCCAACAAGCAGTTGGTGAGCAAGGACGAAATGGCAGCCAAGATCAAGGCGGCCGTGGAAGCCAGGGGCGAGGGCGATCTCGTCCTTATCGCCCGCACGGACGCCATCGCGGTGAACGGTTTTGCCGACGCCATAGACCGGGCCAAGGCTTATGCCGCCGCCGGCGCGGATGTGTTGTTCGTGGAAGCCCCCACCACCCGCGAGCAAATGGCCGACGTGGTCAAGGAACTGAAACCCTTGCGTCTGCCCCTTATGGTCAACCTGGTTACCGGCGGCGGCAAAACGCCTTGTCTGCCCGCCAAGGAACTGGAGGAAATGGGCTTCACCTTTGCCATTTACCCCATGGCCTGCTGGGCGGGCTCCATCGCCGGCATCCGCAAATCCCTCACCGCGCTCAAAGCGGCGGGTTCCCTCGACAGTTGCGAGGACTTCCTCACCCCGTTCAAGGATGCGTTCGAACTGGTGGGCATCAGCAAATACGTTGCCCTGGAAAAGAAATTTCTCTCATAG
- a CDS encoding putative oxidoreductase of aldo/keto reductase family (Evidence 3 : Function proposed based on presence of conserved amino acid motif, structural feature or limited homology), whose product MRYTPFGKTGESVSVLGLGCGRLPVSAGKGKAADSRAVSLIRHAVDSGVNVLDCGFPYRGAAPDQERIEALAGNALKDGYRDKVFLTAQLPAWRELSRCGMEAHLDGQLKRLAVDAVDFYCIGNIQRADWRALQENDLASFLEKALQDGKIRHAGFSACDAPGLFREILAYRDWAFCQQAYNYYAPRFQAGKAGIALAASRGLGVAATSPLLGGLLADALPEDVLRVFEETGQGLPPAAWALRWVWDDPGVSLAVCAMRSVAEVDANCRLAAEAAPGNLSDAEREIFRRARRLLKAKGPVPCTECHQCSCPAGVEIPAVLAAYNAAAAFGEPCPSHAYAELSPDKRASQCTGCGMCEPLCPEGIRIRIQVARAADFFGDKR is encoded by the coding sequence ATGCGGTACACACCGTTCGGGAAAACAGGCGAATCGGTTTCCGTCCTGGGTTTGGGCTGCGGCCGTCTGCCCGTATCGGCGGGCAAAGGGAAAGCCGCCGATTCCCGGGCTGTGAGCCTTATCCGCCATGCCGTTGACAGCGGCGTGAACGTCCTTGACTGCGGTTTCCCCTACCGTGGGGCCGCGCCGGATCAGGAACGCATCGAGGCCCTTGCGGGCAACGCCTTGAAGGACGGATACCGGGACAAAGTCTTTCTGACGGCGCAGCTTCCCGCCTGGCGGGAGTTGTCCCGGTGCGGCATGGAAGCGCACCTCGACGGCCAGCTCAAGCGCCTGGCCGTGGACGCCGTTGATTTTTACTGTATCGGGAACATCCAGCGGGCCGACTGGCGCGCGCTGCAAGAGAACGATCTTGCCTCGTTCCTGGAAAAAGCCTTGCAGGACGGGAAAATCCGGCACGCGGGTTTTTCCGCCTGCGACGCGCCGGGACTGTTCCGGGAGATTCTGGCCTACCGCGACTGGGCCTTCTGCCAACAGGCGTACAATTACTACGCTCCCCGTTTCCAGGCCGGGAAGGCGGGCATCGCCCTTGCGGCCTCGCGGGGGCTGGGCGTGGCCGCGACGAGCCCCCTGCTCGGCGGCCTTCTGGCGGACGCCCTTCCGGAGGACGTCCTGCGCGTGTTCGAAGAGACGGGCCAAGGCCTGCCGCCCGCCGCCTGGGCGCTTCGCTGGGTGTGGGACGACCCCGGCGTGTCCCTGGCGGTCTGCGCCATGCGGTCCGTTGCCGAGGTTGACGCCAACTGCCGTCTGGCGGCTGAAGCCGCGCCGGGCAACCTTTCCGATGCGGAACGGGAAATCTTTCGCCGCGCGCGCCGCCTGCTGAAGGCCAAAGGCCCGGTTCCCTGCACGGAATGCCACCAGTGCTCCTGCCCGGCGGGGGTGGAAATCCCGGCGGTGCTCGCGGCCTACAACGCGGCCGCCGCTTTTGGCGAACCGTGCCCGAGCCACGCGTACGCCGAACTTTCGCCGGACAAACGCGCCTCCCAATGCACTGGCTGCGGCATGTGCGAACCGCTCTGCCCGGAAGGCATCCGCATCCGCATCCAGGTAGCCAGAGCCGCTGACTTCTTCGGGGACAAACGCTGA
- a CDS encoding D-isomer specific 2-hydroxyacid dehydrogenase, NAD binding subunit — translation MSCVIATTSPVFGTVGKVPQFIADRGWELIRCIDKSRPDGGLAEHLGRVDFLVAGLLPVKAGQLDAAPNLKAVLKHGVGVDNIDIAAATGRKIPVLNAPGGNTNAVVELTIGDMIVLARHLPKACADIRNQNWERQVGSEIAGKTLGIVGFGNIGKSLALAASALGMRILATDLYPDYIFAEEHGVTLADMENVLRKADYVTLHIHGGKDNVNCIGETQLAMMKPTAFLINNARGDVVDLDALDRALKNNALAGAAIDAFPVEPPDFSHPIFANPKALLTPHAGGDTAESSERVGMMNVTDIETLLKGGRAPRILNPEIYH, via the coding sequence ATGTCTTGTGTTATCGCCACCACATCCCCTGTTTTCGGTACCGTTGGAAAAGTGCCTCAATTTATAGCCGACCGGGGATGGGAGTTGATCCGGTGTATTGACAAGTCCCGCCCGGACGGGGGGCTGGCGGAGCATCTCGGGCGCGTTGATTTTCTGGTGGCGGGCCTTCTGCCGGTAAAGGCCGGGCAGCTTGACGCGGCGCCCAACCTCAAAGCCGTGCTCAAACACGGGGTGGGCGTGGACAACATTGACATCGCGGCGGCCACGGGGCGCAAAATTCCGGTGCTCAACGCGCCCGGCGGGAACACGAACGCCGTGGTGGAACTGACCATCGGCGACATGATCGTCCTGGCCCGCCACCTGCCCAAAGCCTGCGCGGACATCCGGAACCAAAACTGGGAACGCCAGGTGGGGAGCGAGATCGCGGGTAAAACCCTGGGCATCGTCGGGTTCGGCAATATCGGCAAATCGCTGGCGCTGGCGGCGAGCGCCCTGGGCATGCGGATTCTGGCCACGGATCTCTACCCGGACTATATTTTCGCCGAGGAGCACGGCGTTACGCTGGCCGATATGGAAAACGTTTTACGCAAGGCGGATTACGTCACACTGCACATCCACGGCGGCAAAGACAACGTGAACTGCATCGGCGAAACGCAGCTGGCCATGATGAAACCCACGGCCTTCCTGATAAACAACGCCCGTGGCGACGTGGTGGACCTTGACGCTCTGGACAGGGCGCTGAAAAATAACGCCCTCGCCGGGGCCGCCATTGACGCCTTCCCGGTGGAGCCGCCGGATTTCAGCCATCCCATTTTCGCCAACCCCAAAGCGCTGCTCACCCCGCACGCGGGGGGCGACACGGCGGAATCCAGCGAGCGGGTGGGCATGATGAACGTCACGGACATTGAAACCCTGCTCAAGGGCGGCCGCGCGCCGCGTATCCTGAATCCCGAAATCTACCACTGA
- a CDS encoding conserved hypothetical protein (Evidence 4 : Homologs of previously reported genes of unknown function), protein MSVPCALTATQKAHSASLVNHQRSLESHAQAIRQLQEKIGQLQTEQQESARHLQRLSAIHANLEPLLSRLSALLNAR, encoded by the coding sequence ATGTCCGTGCCGTGCGCCTTGACCGCCACGCAGAAAGCGCACAGCGCATCCCTGGTCAATCACCAGCGCAGCCTGGAGAGCCACGCCCAGGCCATCCGGCAGTTGCAGGAGAAAATCGGGCAACTCCAGACCGAACAGCAGGAATCAGCGCGACACTTGCAACGCTTGAGCGCTATACACGCGAACTTGGAACCGCTCTTGTCGCGCTTGAGCGCCTTGTTGAACGCCAGATAG
- a CDS encoding Transcriptional regulator, IclR family, translating to MSVPPYFNLSLAKGLAILELIAARNGALTLTDIARTLNLDKATAKRFLSTLIDLGYITSIPVGKTFAVSLKTVQLGYSALSGLAWREIARAYLEELHNEIQETVSASTLDGDSILYVIRLPKPGVYIHGAIGMRRPAYISSMGKMLLALEPNDVMTRIVGNMDMVPLTPYTLRSHEALLLELEQTKLQGYAVSDQEFSEFTRSIAVPIIFRNRPVAAFNVAVLVENYTLEQLVETVLPRMRHYARQISNALDQTECELPPS from the coding sequence TTGTCCGTGCCCCCGTACTTCAATCTTTCCCTGGCCAAAGGTCTGGCCATCCTGGAATTGATCGCCGCCCGCAACGGCGCGCTGACCCTGACGGATATCGCCAGGACGCTGAATCTGGACAAAGCCACGGCAAAGCGTTTCCTTTCCACCCTGATTGACCTCGGCTACATTACCTCCATTCCCGTGGGCAAGACGTTCGCCGTGTCGCTCAAGACCGTCCAACTCGGGTATTCGGCCCTCAGCGGTCTGGCCTGGCGTGAAATCGCCCGCGCCTATCTGGAGGAATTGCACAATGAAATACAGGAAACCGTCAGCGCCAGCACCCTTGACGGCGACAGCATCCTGTATGTGATCCGGTTGCCCAAACCCGGCGTATACATCCACGGCGCCATCGGCATGCGGCGGCCGGCCTATATCTCCTCCATGGGAAAAATGCTGCTGGCCCTGGAGCCTAACGATGTTATGACGCGGATCGTCGGGAACATGGATATGGTGCCGCTGACGCCCTATACCTTGCGCTCGCACGAAGCCTTGCTCCTGGAACTTGAACAGACGAAATTGCAGGGGTACGCCGTTTCCGACCAGGAATTTTCCGAATTCACCCGCTCCATCGCCGTTCCGATCATATTCCGCAACCGCCCGGTGGCGGCCTTCAACGTGGCTGTCCTTGTGGAAAACTACACGCTTGAGCAACTCGTCGAAACCGTCTTGCCGAGGATGCGCCACTACGCGCGGCAGATTTCCAACGCTCTCGACCAGACGGAATGCGAGCTTCCCCCCTCCTGA